A genomic segment from Tessaracoccus defluvii encodes:
- a CDS encoding P-type ATPase, with product MTRSAAPQRPPAARRTDPAARSRVRAWDTLRRESVFTAFNLNIIGLSAIQLLLRDWWGAFMTILMLGVSTGIRVTQELLAARRIHTYLADAEPRYTVQRDGQSMAVARDEVVRGDVLIVGPGDHLLADGMWLGPRPVTVDESPVTGAAPMRQVAPGERLLGGSYCVAGRGAYVAEAVGDDRQLARQHAGLLRRPPVATPLERVVARTLQVLLAIVAVYAAVLLADWARLDMGATGDLLVDAAPVIFSIAPTGLYLMIIVTYITGTADLANRGALVRNARSVESLAETSVVCFTDLGILAGTSLELTPVPPPAHLAPLPESTVRQMLGDAARSLSAGGHRLERVASAFEGERRGLRVEEPHLTSLGWSAVVFDDPDLAGIYVLGEGDVLSPHLVNPLPATFEADADTIVLAYRPDEVALRDSAGRPLLPSGLIAVATVHQARRLRPEAMQVVRGLIAAGIRIKAFSPGSPTETLEMLHSAGLSDDDVAFVVSRGAVSRATLEARPREEWAGLALDNALFGGLSPEQVGEVVHLLRASGETVAVIGDGVRDLPALKAASLPIAQPSSTQAALDVSSIVLLSSAPDALLQVLARGQSIIRSLVDVLRLNLTMVTASAFLIVAVRYLSQGFPYVSSHGSVINIATVTIPSLALSLVPPPHSRQVSSASYSRMLARFVLPAGLLLGLTALAVYVIVLDGAGRSSAQQAVAYTLVYAGLLVGVLTRRTRTQAGVAVAIAAAVTLLPLLPWTSGRFRITWLPEWWHYPLVVGAVVVWLIVLQGVWWLLRRLARRPAASVPSGRATSPPRHEVESDV from the coding sequence GTGACCCGGAGCGCGGCGCCGCAGCGTCCCCCCGCTGCCCGCCGCACAGATCCGGCCGCGCGTTCGAGGGTGCGGGCCTGGGACACCCTGCGTCGCGAGAGCGTGTTCACCGCCTTCAACCTGAACATCATCGGCCTCAGCGCCATCCAGCTGCTGCTGCGGGACTGGTGGGGCGCCTTCATGACGATCCTGATGCTCGGCGTCTCGACAGGGATCCGGGTGACACAGGAACTCCTGGCCGCGCGCCGCATCCACACCTACCTCGCCGATGCCGAGCCCCGCTACACGGTGCAGCGCGATGGACAGAGCATGGCCGTCGCCCGGGACGAGGTGGTCCGGGGTGACGTCCTCATCGTCGGGCCGGGCGACCATCTGTTGGCGGATGGGATGTGGCTCGGCCCGAGGCCGGTGACGGTCGACGAGTCCCCCGTCACCGGCGCGGCGCCGATGCGGCAGGTCGCGCCCGGCGAGCGGCTCCTCGGCGGCAGTTACTGCGTGGCGGGACGCGGCGCGTACGTCGCGGAGGCCGTGGGCGACGACCGCCAGCTCGCCCGTCAGCACGCCGGCCTTCTTCGACGGCCACCGGTCGCCACGCCGCTGGAGCGGGTCGTGGCCCGGACCCTCCAGGTTCTGCTCGCCATCGTGGCGGTCTACGCCGCGGTGCTCCTGGCCGACTGGGCCAGGCTCGACATGGGGGCGACCGGCGACCTGCTCGTCGACGCCGCCCCGGTGATCTTCAGCATCGCGCCGACGGGCCTGTACCTGATGATCATCGTCACCTATATCACCGGGACCGCCGACCTGGCCAACCGCGGGGCGCTGGTGCGTAACGCCCGGTCTGTCGAGTCGCTCGCCGAGACCTCCGTGGTGTGTTTCACGGATCTCGGGATCCTCGCGGGGACCTCGCTCGAGCTCACTCCCGTGCCTCCCCCGGCCCACCTGGCGCCGCTGCCGGAGTCCACGGTGCGGCAGATGCTCGGCGACGCGGCCAGGAGCCTGAGCGCAGGCGGCCACCGTCTCGAGCGGGTCGCCTCGGCCTTCGAGGGAGAACGGCGCGGCCTCCGCGTGGAGGAGCCCCACCTGACGTCGCTCGGCTGGTCGGCCGTCGTCTTCGACGACCCCGACCTCGCAGGGATCTACGTCCTCGGCGAGGGGGACGTGCTCTCGCCGCACCTGGTCAACCCGCTCCCTGCGACGTTCGAGGCGGACGCCGACACCATCGTGCTGGCGTACCGGCCGGACGAGGTCGCGTTGCGTGACTCCGCCGGACGGCCCCTGCTTCCGTCCGGACTCATCGCCGTAGCGACCGTCCACCAGGCCAGGCGCCTGCGCCCTGAGGCGATGCAGGTGGTCCGTGGGCTCATCGCCGCCGGGATCCGCATCAAGGCGTTCTCCCCCGGCTCGCCGACGGAGACGCTGGAGATGCTGCACTCCGCAGGCCTGTCCGACGACGACGTCGCCTTCGTCGTCTCCAGGGGAGCCGTCTCCCGCGCCACCCTCGAGGCCAGGCCGCGCGAGGAGTGGGCCGGCCTCGCCCTCGACAACGCCCTCTTCGGCGGCCTGTCCCCCGAGCAGGTCGGCGAAGTCGTCCACCTGTTGCGGGCCTCTGGCGAGACGGTCGCCGTCATCGGTGACGGCGTCAGGGACCTGCCCGCGCTGAAGGCGGCGTCGCTGCCGATCGCGCAGCCGTCGAGCACACAGGCTGCCCTCGACGTGTCGAGCATCGTGCTGCTCAGCAGTGCGCCTGACGCGCTGCTGCAGGTGCTCGCCCGCGGCCAGTCGATCATCCGCAGCCTCGTGGACGTGCTGCGGCTCAACCTCACGATGGTGACCGCCTCGGCGTTTCTCATCGTCGCGGTGAGGTACCTCAGCCAGGGGTTCCCATACGTGTCGTCGCACGGCTCGGTCATCAACATAGCCACGGTCACGATCCCGTCGCTGGCGCTGTCGCTGGTTCCTCCGCCGCACTCCCGCCAGGTGTCGAGCGCCTCCTATTCGCGCATGCTGGCCCGGTTCGTGCTGCCGGCCGGATTGCTGCTGGGCCTGACCGCGTTGGCGGTGTACGTGATCGTGCTGGACGGCGCGGGGCGCTCGTCGGCGCAGCAGGCGGTCGCGTACACCCTGGTCTACGCGGGGCTGCTAGTCGGAGTGCTGACCAGGCGAACGCGGACGCAGGCGGGCGTCGCCGTCGCGATCGCCGCCGCCGTCACGCTGCTTCCCCTGCTGCCCTGGACGTCGGGCCGGTTCCGGATCACGTGGCTCCCGGAGTGGTGGCACTATCCGCTGGTCGTCGGTGCGGTGGTCGTCTGGCTGATCGTGCTGCAGGGGGTGTGGTGGCTGCTGCGACGCCTCGCCAGGAGACCAGCAGCGTCGGTCCCGTCTGGTCGCGCCACCTCACCCCCGCGCCACGAAGTTGAATCAGACGTATAA
- a CDS encoding sigma-70 family RNA polymerase sigma factor yields the protein MDTALIRFPPRRLGDGDDLAAARAVEAGVYAAHLLEHSRAPDPRLEQVVRAGEEAALALWAIGLRIAWSRACAIATLRRLPADDLFQDACVALAEAIRRFDHARGVRFTTFAFQAIQHCLLSAGRHRPLSATPTRRDREAAAQLRAELERDAASSIRSAARRAGVNTGAAARGLTRIVDLTAVATADPAAARSFELAEEGTDFLELLAPEHRQVLELRHGLRGGGTRTLVQVAVALHISSSTAARWEAAAIAAARQILDADRTAAPP from the coding sequence ATGGACACCGCACTCATCCGATTCCCGCCCCGCCGTCTCGGGGACGGCGACGACCTGGCAGCTGCCCGCGCAGTCGAGGCCGGCGTGTACGCCGCCCACCTCCTCGAACATTCCCGGGCTCCCGACCCGCGCCTGGAGCAGGTGGTCCGTGCCGGCGAGGAGGCTGCGCTCGCCCTCTGGGCCATCGGGCTGAGGATCGCCTGGAGCAGGGCGTGCGCGATCGCCACGCTCCGTCGCCTGCCTGCGGACGACCTGTTCCAGGACGCCTGCGTCGCGCTGGCGGAGGCGATCCGCCGGTTCGACCATGCCCGCGGCGTCCGCTTCACCACCTTCGCGTTCCAGGCCATCCAGCACTGCCTGCTCAGCGCCGGTCGGCACCGTCCCCTCTCGGCCACGCCCACACGGCGGGACCGTGAGGCCGCCGCTCAGCTCAGGGCCGAGCTGGAGCGCGACGCCGCTTCCTCCATCCGGAGCGCCGCGCGTCGGGCGGGGGTGAATACGGGGGCTGCGGCCCGCGGGTTGACCCGCATCGTCGACCTCACCGCCGTCGCCACGGCCGACCCGGCGGCCGCGCGCTCGTTCGAGCTGGCAGAGGAGGGCACCGACTTCCTGGAACTGCTGGCGCCGGAGCACCGGCAGGTGCTCGAACTTCGGCATGGGCTCCGGGGCGGCGGAACACGGACTCTCGTGCAGGTGGCGGTCGCCCTGCACATCTCGTCGTCGACGGCGGCGCGCTGGGAGGCGGCCGCCATCGCTGCGGCCCGGCAGATCCTCGACGCGGACAGGACGGCCGCGCCGCCCTGA
- a CDS encoding lipopolysaccharide assembly protein LapA domain-containing protein, producing the protein MTETRSWIPRSPRFWVGLGIAVLAVAFILQNRHDAVINLLAATVSAPLWLVLSLVFVAGGATGWLVKRRKT; encoded by the coding sequence ATGACGGAGACTCGCAGCTGGATTCCACGGTCGCCACGGTTCTGGGTAGGGCTCGGCATCGCCGTCCTCGCCGTCGCCTTCATCCTCCAGAACCGTCACGACGCCGTCATCAACCTGCTCGCTGCGACGGTGAGTGCGCCGCTGTGGCTCGTGTTGTCGCTGGTGTTCGTGGCGGGCGGCGCCACCGGTTGGCTCGTCAAGCGTCGCAAGACGTGA
- a CDS encoding helix-turn-helix domain-containing protein translates to MSDLIRTSRKRTGLTGAQLADRLGISVGAVSRMERSERAGTIQVDTLRRALAAMGHDVRLDAAPHDPYAAFTPANVTDAINLALDEDRPEYALRLLTQAAATIAAHPARFDDDSLARRPSQIGDNRWEQLFRATMSDAIPSARRPAWAEPTRLSRAWYPFGHYPSLRNRAKAATPERLRILNIMIDQRSLSRA, encoded by the coding sequence ATGAGTGATCTGATTCGAACGTCGCGAAAGCGCACCGGACTGACCGGGGCTCAGCTCGCTGATCGCCTCGGAATTTCCGTCGGTGCCGTCTCACGCATGGAGCGATCGGAACGCGCTGGCACCATCCAGGTCGACACGCTTCGCCGGGCGCTGGCCGCGATGGGGCATGACGTCCGGCTCGACGCTGCGCCCCATGATCCCTACGCGGCCTTCACACCGGCCAATGTCACTGATGCCATCAACCTGGCGCTTGACGAGGATCGCCCCGAGTACGCCCTCCGACTCCTGACCCAGGCAGCAGCAACGATCGCCGCCCATCCCGCGCGGTTCGATGACGATTCGCTGGCACGCCGGCCCTCCCAGATCGGGGACAACCGCTGGGAGCAACTCTTCAGGGCCACTATGAGCGACGCGATTCCCTCGGCACGACGGCCCGCCTGGGCAGAGCCCACACGACTCTCGAGGGCCTGGTACCCGTTCGGCCATTACCCCTCACTCAGGAACCGCGCCAAGGCGGCGACACCGGAACGGCTCAGGATTCTGAACATCATGATCGACCAGCGCTCTCTGAGCCGGGCATGA
- a CDS encoding sensor histidine kinase, with protein sequence MWSTAPAYTGPGDPPVPWLWSLEPVTVSLPILLAPVPIAVAGALASGLSVAASSMLFLGHVPHDILVLTPPHVSNLAFLVIFLGMRIQLTRLREAEEAARRAAEESTLARATADSRERLGALIHDEVLAVLNAAMLFDGPTPDVLQAEADTAISVLHREPGAEPAGYGPAESVARLAAAAARTWSDSRVTTLADGEGPIPAGVVAEVGHAMGEAIRNARRHSGADDVDVTVSAIGTGLTVRVADAGRGFDPATVADSRLGLRHSIQRRMELIGGTADVASAPGNGTEVVLRWRT encoded by the coding sequence TTGTGGTCGACTGCGCCCGCCTACACAGGCCCCGGCGACCCACCGGTCCCGTGGCTCTGGTCGCTCGAGCCTGTCACCGTCAGCCTCCCGATCCTCCTTGCACCCGTACCCATCGCTGTCGCGGGTGCGCTGGCCTCCGGCCTCTCCGTGGCCGCGTCGTCGATGCTGTTCCTGGGTCACGTACCCCACGACATCCTCGTGCTGACACCTCCGCACGTCAGCAACCTCGCCTTCCTCGTGATCTTCCTGGGCATGCGGATCCAGCTCACCCGGCTCCGCGAGGCGGAGGAGGCCGCGAGGCGGGCCGCCGAGGAGAGCACCCTGGCGCGGGCAACCGCTGACAGCCGGGAACGGTTGGGGGCACTCATCCACGACGAGGTGCTCGCCGTGCTGAATGCCGCGATGCTCTTCGACGGTCCCACGCCCGACGTTCTGCAAGCCGAGGCGGACACGGCCATCTCCGTCCTGCACCGGGAACCGGGCGCCGAACCGGCCGGGTACGGGCCCGCCGAGTCCGTCGCCCGACTGGCCGCGGCGGCGGCACGGACGTGGAGCGACTCCCGGGTGACCACGCTCGCCGACGGGGAAGGACCCATCCCCGCGGGGGTCGTCGCGGAGGTGGGGCACGCGATGGGCGAGGCGATCCGCAACGCACGGCGGCACTCGGGCGCTGACGACGTCGACGTCACCGTGTCGGCCATCGGCACCGGGCTGACGGTGCGCGTCGCCGACGCAGGCCGGGGCTTCGATCCCGCGACCGTCGCCGACTCCAGGCTCGGGCTGCGGCACAGCATCCAGCGGCGGATGGAGCTGATCGGCGGGACCGCCGATGTCGCGTCGGCCCCGGGGAATGGGACGGAGGTGGTGCTCCGATGGAGGACGTGA
- the dnaG gene encoding DNA primase, whose product MAGRIHEEDIASVRERSRIEDVVGDYVALRNAGGGALKGLCPFHDEKTPSFQVTPARGLYYCFGCQVGGDVIDFLQRQQNLSFVEAVQVLADRAAITLRIEDDGTTRQPGLRKQILEANDAAREFFAAQLDSPEAIEGRRFLAGRDFDRDIALRFSIGYAPRHGRALTQTLRGKGFSEEVLKAAGLSRDGGRDFFVGRVLWPIRDSAQATLGFGARRIYDDDRMPAKYLNTPESPVYKKSQVLYGLDLARREIGRRSQAVIVEGYTDVMAAHLAGVETAVASCGTAFGDDHARLLQRLMGRTDGLHGEVIFTFDGDKAGQAAALKVFKGDQNFISQTYVAIEPTGLDPCDLRMQHGEAALRELVARRVPLYRFVMSNIAKGYDLDRAEGRLAAAREAVALLGSIRDKSLVDQYMRELAGVLGMDIEEVRREGASVRRQAANAPHHEPLDGPEPPEGDAAGMPNPADPALLAERDTLKLMLQHPLLFDAAWNSATPDDFTHPGYVAVFGLIAANPFGEDWTERLRAAAQSEQLQQLLLALLVEPLVMEADESYALKHTSQLRLDRVRRELRDLKSRIQRTDPIEEAASHRAQFVQLTELERQRRELLAILHD is encoded by the coding sequence ATGGCAGGGCGGATCCACGAAGAGGACATCGCCTCCGTCCGTGAGCGCAGCCGGATCGAGGACGTCGTCGGCGACTACGTCGCGCTGCGCAACGCGGGTGGTGGGGCGCTCAAAGGGCTGTGCCCATTCCACGACGAGAAGACCCCCAGTTTTCAGGTCACCCCTGCGCGAGGCCTCTACTACTGCTTCGGCTGCCAGGTGGGCGGCGACGTCATCGACTTCCTCCAGCGCCAGCAGAACCTGTCGTTCGTCGAGGCGGTGCAGGTACTCGCTGACCGGGCCGCGATCACGCTGCGGATCGAGGATGACGGGACGACGCGGCAGCCGGGGCTCCGCAAACAGATTCTCGAGGCCAACGATGCGGCCCGGGAGTTCTTCGCGGCCCAGCTGGATTCGCCTGAAGCCATCGAAGGCAGGCGCTTCCTCGCAGGAAGGGACTTCGACAGGGACATCGCGCTGCGGTTCTCCATCGGCTACGCGCCGCGTCACGGCCGGGCCCTGACGCAGACGCTGCGGGGCAAGGGGTTCTCCGAGGAGGTGCTGAAGGCCGCCGGGCTGAGCCGTGACGGCGGCCGGGACTTCTTCGTCGGGCGGGTCCTGTGGCCGATCCGTGACTCGGCCCAGGCGACCCTCGGGTTCGGCGCGCGACGCATCTACGACGACGACCGGATGCCCGCCAAGTACCTCAACACGCCGGAGTCGCCCGTCTACAAGAAGTCGCAGGTGCTCTACGGGCTGGATCTGGCCCGTCGCGAGATCGGGCGCCGTTCGCAGGCTGTGATCGTCGAGGGCTACACCGACGTCATGGCCGCGCATCTGGCCGGTGTCGAGACCGCTGTGGCCTCCTGCGGCACCGCCTTCGGTGACGACCATGCCCGGCTGTTGCAGCGGCTCATGGGCCGCACCGACGGGCTCCACGGCGAGGTCATCTTCACCTTCGACGGCGACAAGGCGGGCCAGGCGGCGGCCCTCAAGGTGTTCAAGGGCGACCAGAACTTCATCAGCCAGACCTACGTGGCCATCGAGCCCACGGGCCTCGACCCGTGTGACCTGCGGATGCAGCACGGCGAGGCCGCCCTCCGTGAACTGGTGGCCAGGCGCGTTCCGCTGTACCGGTTCGTGATGTCCAACATCGCCAAGGGCTACGACCTCGACCGGGCGGAAGGGCGCCTCGCCGCGGCCAGGGAGGCGGTGGCGCTGCTCGGTTCGATCCGCGACAAGTCGCTGGTCGACCAGTACATGCGGGAACTCGCCGGCGTGCTCGGCATGGACATCGAAGAGGTGCGCCGCGAGGGTGCCTCTGTCCGCCGCCAAGCAGCCAACGCTCCACACCACGAGCCGCTCGACGGACCTGAACCGCCAGAAGGCGACGCGGCGGGAATGCCCAACCCTGCGGACCCTGCGCTTCTGGCCGAACGCGACACCCTGAAGCTGATGCTCCAGCACCCGCTCCTGTTCGACGCGGCCTGGAACTCGGCGACCCCGGACGACTTCACCCATCCGGGCTACGTGGCGGTGTTCGGACTCATCGCCGCGAACCCGTTCGGAGAGGACTGGACCGAGCGGCTGCGGGCTGCCGCGCAGAGTGAACAGTTGCAGCAGTTGCTGCTGGCGCTGCTCGTCGAGCCGCTGGTGATGGAGGCCGACGAGAGCTATGCGTTGAAGCACACCTCACAGCTGCGCCTCGACAGGGTCCGGAGGGAACTGCGCGACCTGAAGTCCAGGATCCAGCGCACCGATCCCATCGAGGAGGCCGCGAGTCATCGCGCCCAGTTCGTCCAGCTCACCGAGCTCGAGCGCCAGCGCCGGGAACTGCTGGCGATCCTGCACGACTGA
- a CDS encoding response regulator transcription factor — MIRIGIVDDHPAMVVGTSTIINLQSDLQVAATGPDVHSLLELTSQLDLVLLDLVLTDGSTPAQNLRRLSEHGIAVLAYTSGERASLVRAAVRAGAIGVLRKSESPETLLSAIRAAARGETVATVEWAAALDEDVSLPRAALTPREAQVLALYASGATAETVAAELFISRNTVTDHVRNIRAKYVGLGRDVRSKTGLYKRAVEDGFVD, encoded by the coding sequence ATGATCCGCATCGGCATCGTCGACGACCACCCGGCGATGGTCGTCGGCACGTCCACGATCATCAACCTGCAGAGCGACCTCCAGGTCGCGGCCACCGGACCCGATGTGCACTCGCTGCTGGAGCTGACCAGCCAGCTCGATCTTGTTCTGCTCGACCTTGTGCTGACCGACGGCTCAACACCCGCCCAGAATCTGCGGCGGCTGTCGGAACACGGTATCGCCGTCCTCGCCTACACCTCGGGGGAACGGGCCAGCCTGGTCCGCGCCGCCGTCCGGGCCGGCGCCATCGGGGTCCTCCGCAAGTCGGAGTCCCCGGAGACACTGCTGTCGGCGATCCGGGCCGCAGCCCGAGGGGAGACCGTCGCCACCGTCGAATGGGCGGCCGCCCTGGATGAGGATGTCTCGCTGCCGCGGGCCGCGCTCACGCCGCGCGAGGCCCAGGTGCTTGCCCTCTACGCGTCGGGAGCGACGGCGGAGACCGTCGCCGCCGAGCTGTTCATCTCGCGGAACACGGTGACCGACCATGTGCGCAACATCCGCGCGAAGTATGTCGGGCTCGGACGCGACGTCCGGTCGAAGACGGGCCTGTACAAGAGGGCCGTCGAGGACGGCTTCGTCGACTGA
- a CDS encoding nucleotidyl transferase AbiEii/AbiGii toxin family protein, translating to MIDGLRLTPARARALIDELEDRLAAAGVRATIRIAGGAAMALRFPDDPDLRVTMDVDAVYAPRADVDRVIADMAREHGLPGEWMNSAGAAWNIVNDTGATISVATPEELIAMKMAAGRPQDLVDLRILADHLGITDPRRLVELAYAGYGDDSAALSDPRESYELFARDVLRPRRGR from the coding sequence ATGATCGACGGGCTGAGACTGACGCCCGCACGGGCGCGGGCACTCATCGACGAACTCGAGGATCGACTCGCAGCGGCGGGAGTTCGCGCCACTATCCGTATCGCCGGCGGTGCCGCGATGGCTCTCCGTTTCCCGGATGATCCAGACCTCCGAGTCACGATGGACGTCGACGCGGTTTACGCCCCTCGGGCCGATGTGGACCGCGTGATCGCCGATATGGCCCGCGAACACGGGCTCCCAGGGGAATGGATGAACAGCGCGGGAGCCGCCTGGAACATCGTCAACGACACTGGCGCGACGATCAGCGTCGCGACACCCGAAGAACTCATCGCCATGAAGATGGCAGCAGGTCGCCCTCAGGATCTCGTGGATCTCAGAATCCTGGCCGACCACCTGGGCATCACCGACCCACGCAGGCTCGTCGAGCTGGCCTACGCAGGCTACGGCGACGACTCCGCTGCGCTCAGCGACCCACGAGAGTCCTACGAACTGTTCGCCCGTGACGTCCTGAGGCCTCGCAGGGGCAGATAG
- a CDS encoding LuxR C-terminal-related transcriptional regulator — MTHREQVPGGTRYDEARLRPPVPTPGARPRPRLSEILARNVATPVTLVHAPAGTGKTTAVADWARTAEPDTAVVWVSADESDRELGPFWRTLVAALGVALPTQMRSVVAPRGPDIGFLQDVCVAAGGVTIVLDDADRLTGASTSAWLGQLLRRPPRAVAFILVSRAVPQISDSRLRVEGRLAEVGLPDLRFSAAETGALLHHHGRPQPADEIERLLDATGGWAAAVELAALDLHTDPAWSGRPGDSTRRYVQDEVLAPLAAEIVDFLTATSVADRLTVGLAEAMSGRDDAACLLERVEDAQLASREAPDSSWYRVEPLVRLPLLRRLEDQEPRKLQALQRCAATWHARRGDWDEALRPAMLAGDWELIGAMIVGPATTLVRAPGTSPVAEALARIPLERIAAHPELALAHAALAHREGALDDTEGYLRVGQRGLEDLPEARRRPAAGLMALIEADQAFLRGDGPALRRFSGQAAELLRMSDDVRGRDPGPAVALLGVAELWTGQPEKATGHLAEASVFAAAQHGGGTLEVEARGLLAVAHAMHGANLRAEECAASALTWAAAQGLERTQWAQWAWLARAIVMLDGGDLSGALGARQRCVAVAGSALNPLARVLLGLVTARQLLTVGDLPGTRRALERTGESLAWRGGNGFLHHSWTALRVRLAIARREHDTAAALLAEATSEAQVTLPVTLAKARLQLASGSPDSVRETLADALTREEGAAEAWLLLSLAEDQQRREATSVEALARALDLAAEERTALPLLFPNHQLVRGLRRHRDLVGTHSEFIVTALATSSPAERPEDWRPRALTDREHAVLLYLPTMCSNAEIAESMSVSENTVKQHLKSIYRKLEAGSRREAVRVARDSGLLDSLRGAV; from the coding sequence ATGACGCATCGGGAACAGGTGCCTGGAGGCACCCGCTATGACGAGGCTCGGCTACGCCCGCCGGTCCCGACTCCGGGTGCCCGCCCCCGGCCCCGTCTGAGCGAGATCCTGGCCCGCAACGTCGCCACCCCGGTCACGCTGGTCCACGCCCCGGCCGGGACGGGCAAGACGACGGCCGTGGCGGACTGGGCCCGCACCGCTGAGCCGGACACAGCGGTCGTCTGGGTGTCGGCCGACGAGTCCGATCGCGAACTCGGCCCGTTCTGGCGCACACTCGTGGCCGCGTTGGGCGTGGCGCTTCCGACACAGATGCGGAGCGTGGTGGCGCCCCGGGGGCCGGACATCGGCTTCCTCCAGGACGTCTGCGTCGCCGCAGGCGGGGTCACGATCGTCCTCGACGACGCCGACCGTCTCACCGGCGCCTCGACATCGGCCTGGCTCGGCCAGCTGCTGCGCCGCCCGCCCCGGGCTGTGGCGTTCATCCTCGTGTCGCGGGCGGTGCCGCAGATCTCCGACTCCCGGCTCCGAGTCGAGGGACGACTGGCGGAGGTGGGCCTGCCGGACCTCCGCTTCAGCGCCGCGGAGACCGGCGCGCTGCTCCACCACCACGGCCGTCCGCAGCCGGCCGACGAGATCGAGCGACTGCTGGACGCTACCGGCGGGTGGGCGGCTGCCGTCGAACTCGCTGCGCTCGACCTCCACACCGACCCGGCCTGGTCCGGCCGACCCGGCGACTCCACGCGCCGCTACGTGCAGGACGAGGTCCTCGCCCCACTCGCCGCGGAGATCGTCGACTTCCTCACCGCGACCTCGGTGGCTGACCGCCTGACGGTGGGGCTGGCGGAGGCGATGAGTGGTCGTGACGACGCCGCCTGCCTCCTCGAACGGGTCGAGGACGCGCAGCTGGCGTCCCGGGAGGCACCCGACTCCTCCTGGTATCGGGTCGAGCCCCTGGTGCGCCTCCCGCTGCTGCGCAGGTTGGAGGACCAGGAGCCGCGGAAGCTGCAGGCCCTGCAGCGGTGCGCAGCGACGTGGCATGCGCGGCGAGGCGACTGGGACGAGGCACTCCGGCCGGCGATGCTCGCCGGGGACTGGGAACTCATCGGCGCCATGATCGTGGGGCCCGCCACGACGCTGGTGCGCGCACCGGGAACCTCGCCGGTCGCGGAGGCCCTGGCGCGGATCCCGCTGGAGCGGATCGCCGCGCATCCCGAGCTGGCGCTGGCCCACGCGGCGCTGGCGCATCGGGAAGGAGCCCTGGACGACACCGAGGGGTACCTACGGGTGGGGCAACGGGGGCTGGAGGACCTTCCGGAGGCACGGAGGCGGCCGGCGGCGGGGCTGATGGCCCTGATCGAGGCGGACCAGGCATTCCTTCGCGGGGACGGTCCGGCACTGCGCCGGTTCTCGGGGCAGGCCGCAGAACTGCTGCGCATGTCAGACGACGTGCGCGGCAGGGATCCCGGCCCCGCCGTCGCCCTGCTCGGCGTGGCCGAGCTGTGGACCGGGCAGCCGGAGAAGGCCACCGGGCATCTGGCGGAGGCCTCGGTGTTCGCCGCGGCCCAGCATGGCGGGGGGACCTTGGAGGTCGAGGCCCGCGGCCTGCTGGCTGTGGCCCACGCCATGCACGGAGCCAACCTGAGGGCGGAGGAGTGCGCGGCGAGCGCCCTGACGTGGGCGGCTGCACAGGGATTGGAGCGGACGCAGTGGGCCCAGTGGGCCTGGCTCGCCCGGGCCATCGTCATGCTGGACGGCGGTGACCTCAGCGGAGCGCTCGGTGCCCGGCAACGGTGCGTCGCTGTGGCAGGCTCCGCTCTGAACCCGCTTGCCAGGGTCCTGCTTGGGCTCGTGACGGCCCGCCAGCTGCTGACGGTGGGTGACCTGCCAGGAACCCGCCGTGCCCTCGAACGGACGGGTGAGAGCCTGGCCTGGCGGGGCGGCAACGGATTCCTGCACCACTCGTGGACCGCGCTGCGGGTCAGACTCGCCATCGCACGGCGGGAACACGACACCGCCGCCGCACTCCTGGCCGAGGCGACGTCCGAGGCCCAGGTCACCCTCCCCGTGACGTTGGCGAAGGCCCGCCTGCAGCTGGCGTCCGGCTCGCCGGACAGCGTCCGGGAGACGCTGGCAGATGCCCTGACCAGGGAGGAGGGCGCCGCGGAGGCGTGGCTGCTGCTGTCGCTGGCGGAGGACCAGCAACGGCGCGAGGCGACATCCGTGGAGGCGCTCGCCCGGGCCCTCGATCTCGCCGCGGAGGAACGCACCGCGCTGCCCCTGCTCTTCCCGAACCATCAGCTCGTCCGGGGCCTGCGGCGGCACAGGGACCTCGTGGGGACGCACAGCGAGTTCATTGTGACGGCGTTGGCGACCTCGTCGCCCGCCGAACGGCCGGAGGACTGGCGGCCCCGGGCGTTGACCGATCGCGAGCACGCCGTCCTCCTCTACCTTCCGACGATGTGCTCCAACGCCGAGATCGCCGAGTCCATGAGCGTGTCGGAGAACACCGTCAAACAGCACCTCAAGTCCATCTACCGGAAACTGGAGGCCGGGAGCAGACGGGAGGCGGTGCGCGTCGCGCGCGATTCCGGCCTCCTGGATTCGCTGCGGGGCGCTGTCTGA